A stretch of the Oxyura jamaicensis isolate SHBP4307 breed ruddy duck chromosome 4, BPBGC_Ojam_1.0, whole genome shotgun sequence genome encodes the following:
- the LOC118166519 gene encoding glycerol-3-phosphate acyltransferase 3-like isoform X2 has translation MNKYSQKASKVSLGISHIYVKILIKTLEWATLQIEKGVKMQKALALENLISNGIIQREETSMEKEMAGHHREYFHLGDVMYFAKKACEAVAEDEVTRRFSSEELLSWNLLSRTNANFHCVSWQLTVVWIIGILIRYCLLMPFRICLAFFSILLLVSATTVLGQFPNGRVKCWLSNQVQMMCAALGLRCLSGLVQFHNRENRPRKGGICVANHTSPVDVLILASDGCYSLVGQVHGGLLGLIQKSCMQTTQHVLFERSEMKDRHLVRKKIREHIEDKAKLPILIFPEGTCVNNTSVMMFKKGSFEVGGTIHPVAIKYDPRFGDAFWNSTKYSMMTYTFNVMTSWAIVCNVWYLPPMVKEEEEDAVHFANRVKAVIAARGGMSILPWDGGLKRKKVKESFKEEQQKKYCQIVTENGSVGNGNVY, from the exons TGGGCCACGCTGCAGATTGAGAAAGGAGTAAAAATGCAGAAGGCGCTGGCACTTGAAAATTTAATCTCCAATG GGATCATCCAGAGAGAGGAAACCTCCATGGAAAAGGAGATGGCTGGCCACCACAGGGAATACTTCCACCTTGGTGATGTTATGTACTTTGCCAAGAAGGCATGTGAGGCAGTGGCAGAAGATGAAGTCACCCGGCGCTTCTCCTCAGAGGAGCTGCTGTCCTGGAATCTCCTCAGCAGAACCAATGCCAACTTTCACTGTGTCAGCTGGCAACTGACTGTTGTGTGGATCATTGGGATCCTGATTCGGTACTGTCTCCTGATGCCTTTTCG catcTGCTTGGCTTTCTTCAGCATCCTCTTGCTGGTATCTGCAACTACAGTACTAGGACAGTTTCCAAATGGCAG GGTTAAGTGCTGGCTGAGCAACCAGGTTCAGATGATGTGTGCTGCGTTAGGTCTCCGATGTCTGAGTGGTCTTGTTCAGTTCCACAACAG GGAAAACAGACCACGGAAAGGAGGCATCTGTGTAGCTAACCACACATCTCCAGTAGATGTTCTAATCCTGGCTAGTGATGGATGCTATTCCTTG GTTGGCCAGGTACATGGAGGGCTTCTGGGACTTATTCAGAAATCTTGCATGCAAACCACTCAGCATGTTTTGTTTGAACGTTCAGAAATGAAAGATCGTCATCTGGTGAGAAAAAA AATCAGAGAGCACATTGAAGATAAGGCCAAATTACccattttgatttttccagaAG GCACCTGCGTAAACAACACATCAGTTATGATGTTTAAGAAGGGAAGTTTTGAGGTAGGAGGGACCATCCATCCAGTAGCAATCAAG TATGACCCCCGCTTTGGAGACGCGTTCTGGAACAGCACAAAGTATTCCATGATGACCTACACTTTTAATGTGATGACCAGCTGGGCTATTGTCTGTAATGTGTGGTACCTGCCACCAATGGTCAAAGAG GAAGAAGAAGATGCTGTTCACTTTGCCAACAGAGTCAAGGCAGTCATCGCTGCTCGAGGAGGAATGTCTATACTTCCTTG GGATGgaggactgaaaagaaaaaaagtcaaagagtCTTTCAAggaagagcaacagaaaaaatattgccaGATAGTAACAGAAAATGGATCTGTGggaaatggaaatgtttattaa
- the LOC118166519 gene encoding glycerol-3-phosphate acyltransferase 3-like isoform X3, with translation MKTKRLTFSSKSEDTKGIIQREETSMEKEMAGHHREYFHLGDVMYFAKKACEAVAEDEVTRRFSSEELLSWNLLSRTNANFHCVSWQLTVVWIIGILIRYCLLMPFRICLAFFSILLLVSATTVLGQFPNGRVKCWLSNQVQMMCAALGLRCLSGLVQFHNRENRPRKGGICVANHTSPVDVLILASDGCYSLVGQVHGGLLGLIQKSCMQTTQHVLFERSEMKDRHLVRKKIREHIEDKAKLPILIFPEGTCVNNTSVMMFKKGSFEVGGTIHPVAIKYDPRFGDAFWNSTKYSMMTYTFNVMTSWAIVCNVWYLPPMVKEEEEDAVHFANRVKAVIAARGGMSILPWDGGLKRKKVKESFKEEQQKKYCQIVTENGSVGNGNVY, from the exons GGATCATCCAGAGAGAGGAAACCTCCATGGAAAAGGAGATGGCTGGCCACCACAGGGAATACTTCCACCTTGGTGATGTTATGTACTTTGCCAAGAAGGCATGTGAGGCAGTGGCAGAAGATGAAGTCACCCGGCGCTTCTCCTCAGAGGAGCTGCTGTCCTGGAATCTCCTCAGCAGAACCAATGCCAACTTTCACTGTGTCAGCTGGCAACTGACTGTTGTGTGGATCATTGGGATCCTGATTCGGTACTGTCTCCTGATGCCTTTTCG catcTGCTTGGCTTTCTTCAGCATCCTCTTGCTGGTATCTGCAACTACAGTACTAGGACAGTTTCCAAATGGCAG GGTTAAGTGCTGGCTGAGCAACCAGGTTCAGATGATGTGTGCTGCGTTAGGTCTCCGATGTCTGAGTGGTCTTGTTCAGTTCCACAACAG GGAAAACAGACCACGGAAAGGAGGCATCTGTGTAGCTAACCACACATCTCCAGTAGATGTTCTAATCCTGGCTAGTGATGGATGCTATTCCTTG GTTGGCCAGGTACATGGAGGGCTTCTGGGACTTATTCAGAAATCTTGCATGCAAACCACTCAGCATGTTTTGTTTGAACGTTCAGAAATGAAAGATCGTCATCTGGTGAGAAAAAA AATCAGAGAGCACATTGAAGATAAGGCCAAATTACccattttgatttttccagaAG GCACCTGCGTAAACAACACATCAGTTATGATGTTTAAGAAGGGAAGTTTTGAGGTAGGAGGGACCATCCATCCAGTAGCAATCAAG TATGACCCCCGCTTTGGAGACGCGTTCTGGAACAGCACAAAGTATTCCATGATGACCTACACTTTTAATGTGATGACCAGCTGGGCTATTGTCTGTAATGTGTGGTACCTGCCACCAATGGTCAAAGAG GAAGAAGAAGATGCTGTTCACTTTGCCAACAGAGTCAAGGCAGTCATCGCTGCTCGAGGAGGAATGTCTATACTTCCTTG GGATGgaggactgaaaagaaaaaaagtcaaagagtCTTTCAAggaagagcaacagaaaaaatattgccaGATAGTAACAGAAAATGGATCTGTGggaaatggaaatgtttattaa